From a single Capsicum annuum cultivar UCD-10X-F1 chromosome 12, UCD10Xv1.1, whole genome shotgun sequence genomic region:
- the LOC124889645 gene encoding uncharacterized protein LOC124889645, translated as METPYYPQMSGQVEVSNREIKSILAKIMNANRTDWLRMLDDELWAYQTTYKTPIGASSCQLVYGKICHLLVEINQKALWALKRLNFGWRDALSKVNGLDKFKLCAYESSSIYKQRMKMYHEKKIDKVNGLDEFKLCAYESSAIYKQRMKVNGHVFD; from the coding sequence ATGGAAACACCTTACTATCCTCAGATGAGTGGGCAAGTGGAAGTCTCCAATAGagaaataaagtccatattagctaAGATTATGAATGCTAACAGGACTGATTGGCTTAGAATGTTAGATGATGAATTATGGGCCTATCAAACAACCTATAAAACCCCTATAGGTGCCTCTTCATGTCAGCTTGTGTATGGAAAAATATGCCACTTGCTGGTTGAGATTAATCAGAAGGCACTATGGGcgttgaaaaggctaaattttgggTGGCGTGATGCATTGAGCAAGGTGAATGGGTTGGATAAATTTAAACTCTGTGCTTATGAGAGCTCATCCATATACAAACAAAgaatgaagatgtaccatgaaaAGAAGATTGATAAGGTGAATGGGTTGGATGAATTTAAACTCTGTGCTTATGAGAGCTCAGCTATATACAaacaaagaatgaaggtgaatgGTCAtgtttttgactaa